The following coding sequences lie in one Chionomys nivalis chromosome 8, mChiNiv1.1, whole genome shotgun sequence genomic window:
- the LOC130879030 gene encoding 40S ribosomal protein S27-like, with the protein MPLAKDLLHPSPEEEKRKHKKKRRMQSPNSHFMDVKCPGCYRITTVFSHAQTVVLCVGCSTVLCQPTGGRARLTEGRSFRRKQH; encoded by the coding sequence ATGCCTCTTGCAAAGGAtctccttcatccctctccagaggaggaaaagaggaaacacaagaaaaagcgCCGAATGCAGAGCCCCAATTCCCACTTTATGGATGTGAAGTGCCCAGGATGCTATAGAATCACCACGGTCTTTAGCCATGCACAGACGGTAGTCCTGTGTGTCGGCTGCTCCACTGTCCTCTGTCAGCCTACAGGCGGGAGAGCAAGACTGACAGAAGGACGCTCCTTCAGGAGGAAGCAGCACTGA